In Nitratireductor basaltis, the following are encoded in one genomic region:
- a CDS encoding ABC transporter ATP-binding protein codes for MATVKLSDVRKSFGKNEVIHGIDLDIADGEFIVIVGPSGCGKSTLLRMVAGLETVSSGEIHIDGRRVNDLEPMERDIAMVFQNYALYPHMNVYDNMAYGLRITGKPKEEIRERVHQAAALLQIEDYLERKPRELSGGQRQRVAMGRAIVRKPAVFLFDEPLSNLDAKLRVQMRLEIKQLQKELGVTSLYVTHDQVEAMTLADRVIIMNEGRAEQVGTPLELYANPATRFVGGFIGSPPMNFIKVQERRLGDYPLRPDADSIGIRPEHMRFVNDGAKMLGGRVKFLEALGAETLVHVELENGNLVTVRQPGSEPAPEAGSMAHLAWSAEDTAQFNSEGQRVDR; via the coding sequence ATGGCTACTGTCAAACTCAGCGATGTACGCAAATCATTCGGCAAGAACGAAGTCATCCATGGCATTGATCTCGACATCGCCGATGGCGAATTCATCGTCATTGTCGGGCCTTCGGGGTGCGGAAAGTCGACCCTGTTGCGGATGGTAGCCGGTCTTGAGACCGTCAGCTCCGGCGAAATCCATATCGACGGCCGTCGCGTGAATGATCTTGAGCCCATGGAGCGCGACATTGCCATGGTCTTCCAGAACTATGCGCTCTACCCGCACATGAACGTTTACGACAACATGGCCTACGGCCTGCGTATAACCGGCAAGCCCAAGGAGGAGATCAGGGAGCGGGTGCATCAGGCGGCCGCACTCCTCCAGATCGAGGACTATCTTGAGCGCAAACCACGGGAGCTGTCGGGAGGGCAGCGGCAACGCGTTGCCATGGGGCGTGCAATCGTGCGCAAGCCTGCGGTCTTCCTGTTTGACGAACCACTGTCCAATCTGGATGCGAAGCTGCGCGTCCAGATGCGGCTGGAGATCAAACAGTTGCAGAAGGAACTCGGTGTCACATCGCTCTACGTCACGCATGACCAGGTGGAGGCCATGACGCTGGCCGACCGGGTCATCATCATGAATGAAGGCAGAGCCGAGCAAGTCGGAACACCGCTGGAGCTCTACGCCAATCCGGCGACCCGCTTCGTTGGCGGGTTCATCGGCTCTCCGCCCATGAATTTCATCAAGGTACAGGAACGGCGGCTGGGCGATTATCCGCTCCGGCCAGACGCAGACAGTATCGGGATCAGACCGGAGCATATGCGTTTCGTGAATGACGGCGCCAAAATGCTCGGGGGGAGGGTCAAGTTCCTGGAGGCGCTCGGTGCGGAAACGCTGGTGCATGTGGAACTGGAAAACGGCAATCTCGTCACGGTAAGGCAGCCCGGTTCGGAGCCTGCTCCTGAGGCTGGATCCATGGCGCATCTGGCCTGGAGTGCGGAAGACACCGCCCAGTTCAACAGCGAGGGGCAGAGGGTCGACCGCTAG
- the ugpA gene encoding sn-glycerol-3-phosphate ABC transporter permease UgpA: MEKRVIFRGKVLPLALVFPQVLITAVFFFWPAGQAIWQSLFIPDPFGLSSQFVGLDNFRYLLSDPYYRNSFLTTAIFSLSVTFLSMGIALLLAILADRLIKSSGTYRTLLIWPYAVAPAVAGVLWMFMFNTRVGIVSWYLGKLGYDWNHVLNGGEAMGLVVVASAWGRISYNFLFFLAGLQAIPKSVIEAAAIDGAHFWTRFRTIVFPLLSPITFFLLVVNVIYAFFETFGVIHTITAGGPQQSTTILVYKVYADGFVGQDLGSSAAQSVILLVLVGLLTVIQFKFIERKVHY, encoded by the coding sequence ATGGAAAAACGTGTCATCTTCCGCGGGAAAGTGTTGCCTTTGGCGTTGGTCTTTCCGCAGGTTCTCATCACTGCCGTGTTCTTTTTCTGGCCGGCCGGGCAGGCGATCTGGCAATCATTGTTCATCCCCGACCCCTTTGGCTTGAGTTCGCAATTCGTGGGGCTCGACAATTTTCGCTATCTTCTGTCCGATCCCTATTATCGGAACTCATTCCTGACCACGGCGATATTTTCGCTGTCGGTGACGTTTCTTTCGATGGGAATCGCGCTCCTGCTCGCGATCCTCGCCGACCGGCTGATCAAGAGTTCAGGTACATATCGCACCCTCCTGATCTGGCCTTACGCAGTGGCGCCAGCAGTGGCCGGCGTGCTGTGGATGTTCATGTTCAACACCCGCGTGGGTATCGTAAGCTGGTATCTTGGCAAGCTGGGCTATGACTGGAACCACGTGCTCAATGGCGGTGAGGCCATGGGGCTGGTGGTGGTTGCCTCTGCATGGGGGCGCATCAGCTACAACTTCCTCTTTTTCCTCGCAGGGCTGCAGGCAATCCCCAAATCTGTCATCGAAGCAGCTGCTATAGATGGCGCGCATTTCTGGACAAGATTCAGGACGATCGTCTTTCCGCTTCTGTCGCCGATCACCTTCTTCCTGCTGGTCGTCAATGTCATCTATGCCTTCTTCGAGACCTTCGGCGTGATCCATACGATCACGGCAGGCGGGCCTCAGCAGTCCACGACAATCCTGGTCTACAAGGTCTATGCGGATGGATTTGTCGGTCAGGATCTTGGCTCCTCGGCAGCCCAATCCGTCATCCTGCTTGTTCTTGTGGGCCTGCTGACCGTCATCCAGTTCAAGTTCATCGAGCGAAAGGTGCATTACTGA
- the ugpE gene encoding sn-glycerol-3-phosphate ABC transporter permease UgpE has translation MVEKRGRSLWLSHAVLILGVAMICFPIWLAFVASTVSQPEIARPPMPLWPGDQFIENYRKALFAGVNAPVSIMLLNSLVMAIGISVGKIVISLLSAFAIVYFRFPFRMLFFWLIFLTLMLPVEVRIVPTYEVVAGLGLLNSYSGLIFPLIASATATFLFRQFFLTVPDELAEAARIDGASAMRFFRDILLPMSRTNIAALFVILFIYGWNQYLWPLLITTDPSMNTVVMGIKQMFPSGDDIADWPVIMATSILAMLPPVAVVIGMQKLFVRGLLESEK, from the coding sequence ATGGTCGAAAAACGTGGCAGGTCACTTTGGCTGAGCCATGCCGTTCTGATCCTGGGCGTGGCGATGATCTGCTTCCCGATCTGGCTGGCCTTTGTCGCATCCACCGTGAGCCAGCCTGAAATCGCGCGTCCGCCCATGCCGCTTTGGCCGGGTGATCAGTTCATCGAAAACTATCGAAAGGCGCTGTTCGCCGGCGTGAACGCCCCGGTCTCGATCATGCTTTTGAACTCGCTGGTCATGGCGATCGGCATTTCGGTGGGAAAGATCGTGATCTCGCTCCTGTCGGCCTTTGCCATCGTGTATTTCCGCTTCCCCTTCCGAATGCTCTTCTTCTGGCTGATATTTCTGACGCTGATGCTGCCGGTGGAGGTGCGTATCGTTCCTACCTATGAGGTGGTTGCAGGGCTGGGGCTGCTCAACAGCTATTCGGGCCTGATCTTTCCGCTAATCGCGTCAGCCACGGCGACCTTCCTGTTCCGGCAGTTCTTCCTGACAGTGCCGGACGAGCTTGCTGAGGCTGCGCGTATCGATGGAGCGAGCGCCATGCGCTTCTTCCGCGATATCCTGCTGCCAATGTCGCGAACGAATATCGCGGCCCTATTCGTCATCCTCTTCATCTATGGCTGGAACCAGTATCTCTGGCCCCTCCTGATCACCACCGATCCCAGCATGAACACCGTGGTCATGGGCATCAAACAGATGTTCCCCAGCGGCGACGACATTGCGGATTGGCCCGTGATCATGGCCACGTCAATTCTAGCGATGCTGCCGCCGGTCGCCGTGGTCATTGGAATGCAGAAACTCTTCGTGCGCGGTCTGCTGGAAAGCGAGAAGTAA